A stretch of Cupriavidus necator DNA encodes these proteins:
- a CDS encoding CDP-6-deoxy-delta-3,4-glucoseen reductase — protein sequence MAYQVTVMPSGHKFEVAADETILGAALRHSIGLPYGCKNGACGSCKGRVLEGTIVQGDHAPAALTAQEKTEGRALFCCANAASDVTIECREVHGAGDIPIKKVPCRVTAIERLADDVIAIKLQLPATERMQYLAGQYVEFLLRDGKRRSYSIATPPHEDGPIELHIRHMPGGAFTDYVFGAREGQPAMKERDILRFEGPLGSFFLREESEAPIILLASGTGFAPIKAIVEHAAYTGIQRPMTLYWGGRRPKDLYMHALCEQWARELPNFRYVPVISDALPEDNWQGRTGFVHQAVIADHPDLSGHEVYACGAPVMINAARGDFTRQCKLHEDAFFADSFTSEADMHPATPAA from the coding sequence ATGGCTTATCAAGTAACCGTCATGCCCAGCGGCCACAAGTTTGAAGTGGCAGCGGACGAAACCATCCTCGGCGCGGCCCTGCGCCACAGCATCGGGCTGCCCTACGGCTGCAAGAACGGCGCCTGCGGCTCGTGCAAGGGCCGCGTGCTCGAAGGCACCATCGTGCAGGGCGACCACGCCCCGGCGGCACTGACCGCGCAGGAGAAAACCGAGGGCCGCGCCCTGTTCTGCTGCGCCAACGCCGCCTCGGACGTCACCATCGAGTGCCGCGAGGTCCACGGCGCGGGCGACATCCCGATCAAGAAGGTGCCGTGCCGCGTGACCGCGATCGAGCGCCTGGCCGACGACGTGATCGCCATCAAGCTGCAGCTGCCGGCGACCGAGCGCATGCAGTACCTGGCCGGCCAGTACGTGGAATTCCTGCTGCGCGACGGCAAGCGCCGCAGCTATTCGATCGCCACGCCGCCGCATGAAGACGGCCCGATCGAACTGCATATCCGCCATATGCCCGGCGGCGCCTTCACCGACTATGTTTTCGGCGCCAGGGAAGGCCAGCCGGCCATGAAGGAGCGCGACATCCTGCGCTTCGAGGGCCCGCTGGGCAGCTTCTTCCTGCGCGAGGAGTCCGAGGCCCCGATTATCCTGCTGGCTTCCGGCACCGGCTTTGCGCCGATCAAGGCCATCGTCGAGCACGCCGCCTACACCGGCATCCAGCGCCCGATGACCCTGTACTGGGGCGGCCGCCGGCCCAAGGACCTGTACATGCACGCGCTGTGCGAGCAGTGGGCGCGCGAGCTGCCCAACTTCCGCTACGTGCCGGTGATCTCCGACGCGCTGCCTGAAGACAACTGGCAGGGCCGCACCGGCTTTGTCCACCAGGCCGTGATCGCCGACCATCCCGACCTGTCCGGCCACGAGGTCTATGCCTGCGGCGCCCCGGTGATGATCAATGCCGCGCGCGGCGACTTCACCCGCCAGTGCAAGCTGCACGAGGACGCGTTCTTCGCCGACTCGTTCACCTCCGAGGCCGACATGCACCCGGCCACTCCCGCGGCCTGA
- a CDS encoding ABC transporter ATP-binding protein, translating into MSALSIQQVSRTFSNPRGGQTLALQPVDFEVRDNDFVTILGPSGCGKSTLLRIVAGLDTPSSGRVLLDGQPVSAPGADRGMVFQSYTLFPWLTIEQNVRFGLRERGMSAAEQKERSDFFIQRVGLRGFEHHFPKQLSGGMQQRTAIARALANDPKILLLDEPFGALDNQTRVLMQELLLGIWEASRKTVLFVTHDIDEAIFMANRVAVFSARPGRIKSEIAVDFPHPRHYTVKTTPEFSALKARLTEEIRAEAMASAEH; encoded by the coding sequence ATGAGCGCACTGTCCATCCAGCAGGTCTCGCGCACCTTCTCCAACCCGCGCGGCGGCCAGACCCTGGCGCTGCAGCCGGTCGACTTCGAGGTCCGCGACAATGACTTCGTCACCATCCTCGGGCCTTCGGGCTGCGGCAAGTCCACGCTGCTGCGCATCGTCGCGGGGCTGGATACGCCCTCCAGCGGCCGCGTGCTGCTGGACGGCCAGCCGGTGTCCGCCCCCGGCGCGGACCGCGGCATGGTGTTCCAGTCGTACACGCTGTTCCCGTGGCTGACGATCGAGCAGAACGTGCGCTTCGGCTTGCGCGAGCGCGGCATGAGCGCCGCCGAGCAGAAGGAGCGCAGCGACTTCTTTATCCAGCGTGTGGGACTGCGCGGCTTCGAGCACCATTTCCCCAAGCAGCTGTCGGGCGGCATGCAGCAGCGCACCGCGATTGCGCGCGCGCTGGCCAACGATCCCAAGATCCTGCTGCTCGACGAACCCTTCGGCGCGCTCGACAACCAGACCCGCGTGCTGATGCAGGAGTTGCTGCTGGGAATATGGGAGGCGTCGCGCAAGACGGTATTATTCGTGACCCATGATATCGACGAGGCCATTTTCATGGCCAACCGGGTGGCGGTGTTTTCTGCCAGGCCGGGTCGGATCAAGAGCGAGATCGCGGTGGATTTCCCGCATCCGCGCCATTACACCGTCAAGACCACTCCGGAGTTCTCCGCGCTCAAGGCGCGGCTGACCGAGGAGATCCGCGCCGAGGCCATGGCCTCGGCCGAGCACTAG
- a CDS encoding ABC transporter substrate-binding protein gives MRNHSRIRGRMAVQAAVLVAALGAGAAQAQNTQVTLGMSGWTGFAPLTLADKAGIFKKHGVDVDIKMIPQKDRHLALASGAIQCAATTVETHVAWNANGVPITQIVQLDKSYGADGLAVRSDVKSFADLKGKTIGVDAPGTAPYFGLAWMLKKNGMTLKDIKTTTLSPQAAAQAFVAGQNDGAMTYEPYLSTVRQNPDKGKILATTLDYPMVTDTLGCAPKWLKENPKAAQALVDSYFEALEMIRKEPAKANDIMGAAVKQTGEQFAKSSAYLRWQDREANRKFFAGELASFSKEAAAVLLEIGVIRQVPDVTALYDARFLK, from the coding sequence ATGAGGAATCACAGCAGGATTCGCGGTCGGATGGCAGTGCAGGCCGCGGTGCTGGTTGCGGCATTGGGGGCCGGTGCGGCCCAGGCGCAGAATACCCAGGTCACGCTGGGCATGAGCGGCTGGACCGGTTTCGCGCCGCTGACGCTGGCCGACAAGGCCGGCATCTTCAAGAAGCATGGCGTGGACGTCGACATCAAGATGATCCCGCAGAAGGACCGCCACCTGGCGCTGGCCTCGGGCGCGATCCAGTGCGCGGCCACCACGGTGGAAACGCATGTGGCCTGGAACGCCAACGGCGTGCCCATCACCCAGATCGTGCAGCTCGACAAGTCCTACGGCGCCGACGGCCTGGCCGTGCGCAGCGACGTCAAGAGCTTTGCCGACCTGAAGGGCAAGACCATCGGCGTCGATGCGCCGGGCACCGCGCCGTATTTCGGCCTGGCCTGGATGCTGAAGAAGAACGGCATGACGCTCAAGGACATCAAGACCACCACGCTGTCGCCGCAGGCGGCCGCGCAGGCCTTCGTGGCCGGCCAGAACGACGGCGCCATGACCTATGAGCCGTATCTGTCGACGGTGCGCCAGAACCCGGACAAGGGCAAGATCCTGGCGACCACGCTCGACTACCCGATGGTGACCGATACGCTGGGCTGCGCGCCGAAGTGGCTTAAAGAGAATCCCAAGGCCGCGCAGGCGCTGGTCGACAGCTACTTCGAGGCCCTGGAGATGATCCGGAAGGAGCCGGCCAAGGCCAACGACATCATGGGCGCTGCGGTCAAGCAGACCGGCGAGCAGTTCGCCAAGTCCTCCGCCTACCTGCGCTGGCAGGACCGCGAGGCCAACCGCAAGTTCTTTGCCGGCGAGCTTGCCAGCTTCAGCAAGGAAGCTGCGGCGGTGCTGCTGGAAATCGGCGTGATCCGCCAGGTGCCGGACGTGACGGCGCTGTATGACGCGCGTTTCCTCAAGTAA
- a CDS encoding NAD-dependent epimerase/dehydratase family protein has protein sequence MSQILSKLQPSRLPQVPRLPAPSRRLGRPRLLIVGCGDVGTRCLRILSSRMRVFAVTSQPARRAELRAAGAVPLVADLDRPATLARLHGLATQVLDLAPPPGQGEGDPRTRALLAALRRAAWRKARTSAGMLPGEPAILPDRGRPRAAFVYASTSGVYGDRQGARVSEFHAVRPQTARARRRVAAEQAVRGFGRDAGWRASIVRIPGIYAEDRLPLARLHRGTPALVPQDDVYTSHIHADDLARTMVAALFRGRAQRVVHASDDTELRMADYFDLVADRRGLPRPPRITRGQAHEVIDKTLLSFMSESRRLDNRRLKRELRLRLRYPTVTSFFDT, from the coding sequence ATGAGCCAAATTCTGTCGAAGCTGCAGCCCTCGCGCCTCCCACAAGTCCCGCGGCTGCCGGCGCCTTCGCGCCGGCTGGGCCGCCCGCGCCTGTTGATCGTCGGCTGCGGGGATGTGGGGACGCGCTGCCTGCGAATCCTGTCGTCGCGCATGCGTGTCTTTGCCGTGACCTCACAGCCGGCGCGCCGGGCTGAACTGCGCGCCGCCGGCGCGGTGCCGCTGGTGGCGGACCTGGACCGGCCGGCCACGCTGGCACGGCTGCATGGGCTGGCCACGCAGGTGCTGGACCTGGCGCCGCCGCCCGGGCAGGGCGAAGGCGATCCGCGCACGCGTGCCTTGCTCGCCGCCTTGCGCCGGGCGGCCTGGCGCAAGGCCAGGACGTCGGCCGGCATGCTTCCCGGCGAGCCCGCCATTCTACCCGACCGGGGCAGGCCCCGCGCTGCGTTTGTCTACGCCAGCACGTCGGGCGTGTACGGCGACCGGCAGGGCGCCCGGGTCTCGGAATTCCACGCCGTGCGGCCCCAGACCGCCCGCGCGCGCCGCCGCGTGGCCGCCGAGCAGGCAGTGCGCGGCTTCGGCCGCGATGCCGGCTGGCGTGCCAGCATCGTGCGCATCCCCGGCATTTATGCCGAAGACCGCCTGCCGCTGGCGCGCCTGCACCGCGGCACGCCCGCGCTGGTGCCGCAGGACGATGTCTACACCAGCCATATCCATGCCGACGACCTGGCGCGCACTATGGTCGCGGCGCTGTTCCGCGGCCGCGCGCAGCGCGTGGTCCATGCCAGCGACGACACCGAGCTGCGCATGGCCGATTACTTCGACCTGGTCGCGGACCGCCGCGGCCTGCCGCGCCCGCCGCGCATCACGCGCGGGCAGGCGCATGAAGTGATCGACAAGACGCTGCTGAGTTTCATGAGCGAATCGCGCCGCCTCGACAACCGCCGCTTGAAACGCGAGCTGCGCCTGCGCCTGCGTTACCCGACTGTCACCTCCTTCTTCGACACCTGA
- the hutI gene encoding imidazolonepropionase, translating into MTLPSVSSAPSADGVWHNCHLLPDADPAHAIRDAALVVEHGRIAWLGATADLPDAYRGAARHDAHGAWITPGLVDCHTHLVYGGQRADEFAMRLAGAGYEEIARAGGGIVSTVRATRAADEDTLFAQAAARLQPLLAEGVTAIEIKSGYGLSLEAERKQLRVARRLGEHFGISVYTTFLGAHALPPEYAGRADDYIDLVCNTMLPALAGEGLVDAVDAFCESIGFSIAQTGRVFEAAARHGVRVKLHAEQLSNLGGAALAARHRALSADHLEHLDEAGVAAMAEAGTVAVLLPGAYYFLRDTNLPPIALLRQYGVPMAISTDHNPGTSPVTSLLLMMNMACTLFRLTVPEALAGVTVHAARALGASDRHGRLEAGRVADFALWRIDSPAELAYWFGRNPVATVVRQGRVHAHEGASA; encoded by the coding sequence ATGACGCTGCCCTCTGTATCGTCCGCGCCCAGCGCGGACGGCGTCTGGCACAACTGCCACCTGCTGCCCGATGCCGATCCGGCGCACGCGATCCGCGATGCCGCGCTGGTGGTGGAGCATGGGCGCATCGCCTGGCTGGGTGCCACGGCGGACCTGCCGGATGCCTATCGCGGCGCGGCGCGCCATGATGCACACGGGGCATGGATTACGCCCGGGCTGGTCGACTGCCATACGCACCTGGTCTACGGCGGCCAGCGCGCCGACGAGTTCGCGATGCGGCTGGCCGGCGCCGGCTACGAAGAGATTGCGCGCGCCGGCGGCGGCATCGTCTCGACCGTGCGCGCCACGCGTGCCGCAGATGAAGACACGCTGTTTGCCCAGGCCGCCGCGCGCCTGCAGCCGCTGCTGGCCGAGGGCGTCACCGCCATCGAGATCAAGTCGGGCTACGGGCTGAGCCTGGAAGCCGAGCGCAAGCAGCTGCGCGTGGCGCGCCGGCTTGGCGAGCACTTCGGGATTTCGGTCTACACGACCTTCCTGGGCGCGCACGCATTGCCGCCGGAGTACGCGGGCCGTGCCGACGACTATATCGACCTGGTCTGCAACACCATGCTGCCGGCACTGGCCGGGGAAGGACTGGTCGACGCCGTCGATGCCTTCTGCGAATCGATCGGTTTCTCGATTGCACAGACCGGGCGCGTGTTCGAGGCGGCGGCGCGCCATGGCGTGCGCGTCAAGCTGCATGCCGAGCAACTGAGCAACCTCGGCGGCGCCGCGCTCGCCGCTCGCCACCGCGCCTTGTCCGCCGATCACCTCGAGCATCTCGACGAGGCCGGCGTCGCGGCGATGGCGGAGGCCGGCACGGTGGCGGTGCTGCTGCCCGGCGCCTACTACTTCCTGCGCGACACCAACCTGCCGCCGATCGCGCTGCTACGCCAGTACGGCGTGCCGATGGCAATCTCGACCGATCACAATCCGGGTACGTCGCCGGTCACTTCGCTGCTGCTGATGATGAATATGGCCTGCACCCTGTTCCGCCTGACCGTGCCCGAAGCGCTTGCCGGCGTGACCGTGCACGCCGCGCGTGCGCTGGGCGCATCGGATCGCCACGGGCGGCTGGAAGCAGGGCGCGTGGCCGACTTCGCGCTGTGGCGCATCGATTCGCCCGCCGAGCTGGCGTACTGGTTCGGCCGCAACCCGGTCGCGACGGTGGTGCGGCAAGGGCGTGTGCATGCGCACGAAGGAGCCTCGGCATGA
- the hutH gene encoding histidine ammonia-lyase codes for MSASQHDDQASRPLLTLQPGQVTLADLRRIYRGEVRLAMAESAWAGVRAAQATVQDIIDADAVVYGINTGFGKLAQTRIPNDKLAQLQRNLVLSHSVGTGPDLAEDTVRLILAIKAVSLARGHSGVRPELIEALLALANHGVTPCIPAKGSVGASGDLAPLAHMSCTLIGVGDVLVDGKRVPAAEGLAHAGLQAFELGPKEGLALLNGTQVSTALALAGLFAAEDAFAAGLVAGALSLEAIKGSVKPFDARIHEARGQAGQIAVAGAVRAMLDGSEIVDSHKTCGRVQDPYSIRCQPQVMGACLDNLQHAARILQIESNAASDNPLVFSAQGDVVSGGNFHAEPVAFAADIIALAIAEIGAISERRLALLLDTGLSGLPPFLVRDGGLNSGFMIAQVTAAALASENKALAHPSSVDSLPTSANQEDHVSMATYGARRLGEMAANTAVVVGIEAMAAAQGIEFHRPLKSSPLVEQELARIRARVAFVEEDRYLAPDIEAMKQWVVQGDAGAGWPDAVRAILPTNLS; via the coding sequence ATGAGCGCCAGCCAACACGACGACCAAGCTTCCCGCCCGCTGCTGACCCTGCAGCCGGGCCAAGTCACCCTGGCCGACCTGCGCCGCATCTACCGCGGCGAAGTGCGCCTGGCCATGGCCGAATCGGCCTGGGCCGGCGTGCGTGCCGCGCAGGCCACGGTGCAGGACATCATCGACGCCGATGCCGTGGTCTACGGCATCAATACCGGCTTCGGCAAGCTGGCGCAGACCCGCATCCCCAATGACAAGCTGGCGCAGCTGCAGCGCAACCTAGTGCTGTCGCACAGCGTCGGCACCGGCCCGGACCTGGCCGAAGACACGGTGCGCCTGATCCTGGCGATCAAGGCCGTGAGTCTGGCGCGCGGCCATTCGGGTGTGCGCCCGGAACTGATCGAGGCGCTGCTGGCGCTGGCCAACCACGGCGTGACGCCGTGCATCCCGGCCAAGGGGTCGGTCGGCGCCTCGGGCGACCTGGCGCCGCTGGCGCATATGTCGTGCACGCTGATCGGCGTGGGCGACGTGCTGGTCGACGGCAAGCGCGTGCCCGCCGCCGAGGGCCTGGCGCACGCCGGCCTGCAGGCCTTCGAGCTGGGCCCCAAGGAAGGCCTGGCGCTGCTCAACGGCACCCAGGTGTCGACCGCGCTGGCGCTGGCCGGCCTGTTCGCCGCCGAAGACGCCTTTGCCGCCGGACTGGTGGCGGGCGCGCTGTCGCTGGAAGCGATCAAGGGCTCGGTCAAGCCGTTCGACGCCCGCATCCATGAGGCGCGCGGCCAGGCCGGCCAGATCGCCGTGGCCGGCGCCGTGCGCGCGATGCTGGACGGCAGCGAGATCGTCGACTCGCACAAGACCTGCGGCCGCGTGCAGGACCCGTACTCGATCCGCTGCCAGCCGCAGGTGATGGGCGCGTGCCTGGACAACCTGCAGCACGCCGCGCGCATCCTGCAGATCGAGTCCAACGCCGCCTCGGACAACCCGCTGGTGTTCTCCGCGCAGGGCGACGTGGTCTCGGGCGGCAACTTCCACGCCGAGCCGGTGGCATTTGCCGCCGACATCATCGCGCTGGCGATTGCCGAGATCGGCGCGATTTCCGAACGCCGCCTGGCGCTGCTGCTCGATACCGGGCTGTCGGGCCTGCCGCCGTTCCTGGTGCGCGACGGCGGCCTGAACTCGGGCTTCATGATTGCGCAGGTAACCGCGGCCGCGCTGGCCTCCGAGAACAAGGCGCTGGCGCATCCGTCCAGCGTCGACAGCCTGCCGACCTCGGCCAACCAGGAAGACCATGTGTCGATGGCCACCTACGGTGCGCGCCGCCTGGGCGAGATGGCCGCCAACACCGCAGTCGTGGTCGGCATCGAGGCCATGGCCGCGGCGCAGGGCATCGAGTTCCACCGCCCGCTGAAGTCGTCGCCGCTGGTGGAGCAGGAACTGGCCCGCATCCGTGCGCGCGTGGCCTTTGTCGAAGAGGACCGCTACCTGGCACCGGATATCGAAGCGATGAAGCAATGGGTGGTGCAGGGCGATGCCGGCGCCGGCTGGCCCGATGCCGTGCGCGCGATCCTGCCGACCAACCTGTCGTAA
- a CDS encoding ABC transporter permease — translation MTQARLGTPAPAAAAAVPAAAAAPVRRRHPWLAPLVPVAPNTRWMLGLSFFVLFFGIWAVVTLGGFVPRTFLADPMTMAKEGFILFTEHNFIGDIGMTVWRVVGGFVLAAVLAVPLGIFMGAYKAAEAFFEPFVSFCRYLPASAFIPLLILWAGIGETQKLLVIFIGSFFQIVLMVAVAVGGARKDLVEAAYTLGANSAGIVRRVLIPGAAPEIAEILRLVLGWAWTYVIVAELIGSSSGIGHMITDSQALLNTGQIIFGIIVIGCIGLVSDLVFKRANQRLFPWSSIQ, via the coding sequence ATGACGCAAGCCAGACTTGGAACACCCGCCCCGGCCGCTGCCGCGGCGGTCCCTGCCGCAGCGGCGGCGCCGGTGCGCCGGCGCCACCCGTGGCTGGCCCCGCTGGTGCCGGTGGCGCCCAACACGCGCTGGATGCTGGGCCTGTCCTTCTTCGTGCTGTTCTTCGGCATCTGGGCCGTGGTAACGCTGGGCGGCTTCGTGCCGCGCACGTTCCTGGCCGATCCGATGACGATGGCCAAAGAGGGCTTCATCCTGTTCACCGAGCACAACTTCATCGGCGACATCGGCATGACCGTGTGGCGCGTGGTCGGCGGCTTCGTGCTGGCGGCGGTGCTGGCGGTGCCGCTGGGCATCTTCATGGGCGCGTACAAGGCGGCCGAGGCGTTCTTCGAGCCCTTCGTGTCGTTCTGCCGCTACCTGCCCGCGTCGGCCTTTATCCCGCTGCTGATCCTGTGGGCCGGCATCGGCGAGACCCAGAAGCTGCTGGTGATCTTCATCGGCTCGTTCTTTCAGATCGTGCTGATGGTGGCGGTGGCCGTCGGCGGCGCGCGCAAGGACCTGGTGGAGGCGGCCTACACGCTGGGCGCCAACAGCGCCGGCATCGTGCGGCGCGTGCTGATCCCCGGCGCCGCGCCCGAGATTGCCGAGATCCTGCGGCTGGTGCTGGGCTGGGCCTGGACCTACGTGATCGTGGCCGAGCTGATCGGCTCGTCGTCGGGCATCGGGCACATGATCACCGACAGCCAGGCGCTGCTCAATACCGGGCAGATCATCTTCGGCATCATCGTGATCGGCTGCATCGGCCTGGTCTCGGACCTTGTCTTCAAGCGCGCCAACCAGCGCCTGTTCCCGTGGAGTTCGATCCAATGA
- the hutU gene encoding urocanate hydratase: MNANENQFIQRGQREIRAPRGSQLHCKNWLIEAAYRMIQNNLDPDVAERPQDLVVYGGIGKAARNWECFDAILDSLRRLGEDESLLVQSGKPVGVFRTHADAPRVLIANSNLVPHWANWDKFNELDRAGLMMYGQMTAGSWIYIGTQGIVQGTYETFVEAGRQHYNGDLSGKWILTAGLGGMGGAQPLAGVLAGACVLAIECQESRIDFRLRTRYVDKKATTLDEALAMIAEATQKKEAISVGLLGNAAEILPELVKRAQAGGMRPDIVTDQTSAHDLVNGYLPAGWTVAQWEAARTQDPKSVEAAARPSIVKHVQAMLDFQKMGVPTVDYGNNIRQVAFDEGVKNAFDFPGFVPAYIRPLFCRGKGPFRWVALSGDPEDIYKTDAKMKELFPEDKHLHRWLDMAHDRIAFQGLPARICWVGLDERHRAGLAFNEMVKSGELKAPVVIGRDHLDCGSVASPNRETEAMRDGSDAVSDWPLLNALLNTAGGATWVSLHHGGGVGMGFSQHSGVVIVCDGTDAAARRIERVLWNDPATGVMRHADAGYDIAIECAHEKGLNLPMVKGA; this comes from the coding sequence ATGAACGCCAACGAAAACCAATTCATCCAGCGCGGCCAGCGCGAAATCCGCGCCCCGCGCGGCAGCCAGCTGCACTGCAAGAACTGGCTGATCGAAGCCGCCTACCGCATGATCCAGAACAACCTCGACCCGGACGTGGCCGAGCGTCCGCAGGACCTGGTGGTCTACGGCGGCATTGGCAAGGCGGCGCGCAACTGGGAGTGCTTCGACGCCATCCTGGACAGCCTGCGCCGCCTGGGTGAGGACGAGTCGCTGCTGGTGCAGTCGGGCAAGCCGGTGGGCGTGTTCCGCACCCATGCCGATGCGCCGCGCGTGCTGATCGCCAACTCCAACCTGGTGCCGCACTGGGCCAACTGGGACAAGTTCAACGAGCTGGACCGCGCCGGCCTGATGATGTACGGCCAGATGACGGCGGGCTCGTGGATCTACATCGGCACGCAGGGCATCGTGCAGGGCACCTACGAGACCTTTGTCGAGGCCGGCCGCCAGCACTACAACGGCGACCTGTCGGGCAAGTGGATCCTGACCGCCGGCCTGGGCGGCATGGGCGGCGCGCAGCCGCTGGCGGGCGTGCTCGCCGGCGCCTGCGTGCTGGCGATCGAGTGCCAGGAGTCGCGCATCGATTTCCGCCTGCGCACGCGTTATGTCGACAAGAAGGCCACCACGCTGGATGAAGCGCTGGCGATGATCGCCGAGGCCACGCAGAAGAAGGAAGCGATCTCGGTCGGCCTGCTCGGCAACGCCGCCGAGATCCTGCCGGAACTGGTCAAGCGCGCGCAGGCCGGCGGCATGCGCCCGGACATCGTCACCGACCAGACCTCGGCGCACGACCTGGTCAACGGCTACCTGCCGGCCGGTTGGACCGTCGCTCAATGGGAAGCGGCGCGCACGCAGGATCCCAAGTCGGTGGAAGCCGCCGCGCGCCCGTCCATCGTCAAGCACGTGCAGGCCATGCTCGACTTCCAGAAGATGGGCGTGCCGACGGTCGACTATGGCAACAATATCCGCCAGGTCGCGTTCGACGAGGGCGTGAAGAACGCCTTTGATTTCCCGGGCTTCGTGCCGGCCTATATCCGTCCGCTGTTCTGCCGCGGCAAGGGCCCGTTCCGCTGGGTCGCGCTGTCGGGCGATCCGGAAGATATCTACAAGACCGATGCCAAGATGAAGGAGCTGTTCCCCGAGGACAAGCACCTGCACCGCTGGCTCGACATGGCGCACGACCGCATCGCCTTCCAGGGCCTGCCCGCGCGCATCTGCTGGGTGGGGCTGGATGAACGCCACCGCGCCGGCCTGGCCTTCAACGAGATGGTCAAGTCGGGCGAGCTGAAGGCGCCGGTGGTGATCGGCCGCGATCACCTGGACTGCGGCTCGGTGGCTTCGCCCAACCGCGAGACCGAGGCCATGCGCGACGGCTCGGATGCGGTGTCGGACTGGCCGCTGCTCAACGCGCTGCTGAACACCGCGGGCGGCGCCACCTGGGTCAGCCTGCACCACGGCGGCGGCGTCGGCATGGGCTTCTCGCAGCATTCGGGCGTGGTGATCGTGTGCGACGGCACCGATGCCGCGGCCAGGCGCATCGAGCGCGTGCTGTGGAACGACCCGGCCACCGGCGTGATGCGCCATGCGGACGCGGGCTATGACATCGCCATCGAATGCGCGCACGAGAAGGGCCTGAACCTGCCGATGGTGAAGGGCGCATGA
- a CDS encoding HutD family protein, which produces MSLTLFQRFALAEIAPTRWKNGGGNTREIAVWPPGAGMDDFMWRLSVADIGQDGPFSAFPGIDRQIVLLEGAGVTLRADDASFSHRLDHIGEPFAFSGDTSLQATLIDGVTRDFNVMTRRGHCRARVEVFRQGFVPGTGGHAVCLLAVSGAWQAQDAGLLLQAGEGALCGAAEPPSTPSFEPVGDAALCLCVTLETEPGQ; this is translated from the coding sequence ATGAGCCTGACGCTATTTCAACGGTTCGCGCTGGCCGAGATCGCGCCCACGCGCTGGAAGAACGGCGGCGGCAACACGCGCGAGATCGCGGTGTGGCCGCCGGGCGCCGGCATGGATGACTTCATGTGGCGCCTGAGCGTGGCCGATATCGGGCAGGACGGGCCGTTCTCGGCGTTTCCCGGCATCGATCGCCAGATCGTGCTGCTGGAGGGCGCCGGCGTGACGCTGCGTGCGGACGACGCCAGCTTCAGCCATCGCCTTGACCATATCGGCGAGCCGTTCGCCTTCTCCGGCGATACCAGCCTGCAGGCGACGCTGATCGACGGCGTCACGCGCGACTTCAACGTGATGACGCGGCGCGGCCACTGCCGCGCGCGCGTCGAGGTGTTCCGGCAGGGGTTCGTGCCTGGCACCGGCGGCCATGCCGTCTGCCTGCTGGCCGTCAGCGGCGCATGGCAGGCGCAGGATGCCGGCCTGCTGCTGCAAGCGGGCGAAGGAGCGCTCTGCGGCGCTGCGGAACCCCCATCCACGCCATCGTTTGAACCTGTGGGTGACGCGGCCCTGTGCCTGTGCGTCACCCTTGAGACGGAGCCCGGTCAATGA
- the hutC gene encoding histidine utilization repressor, translated as MNHAAGTASSASASPTALYQQVKEYIARQIQSGAWQPGDRVPSEQELVNRFGVSRMTVNRALRELQEQGRVVRVAGVGTFVAEHKPQSTLLSVVNLQDEIRMRGHDYACDVILVERVSASIEVAAALELRTGESVYHSVCVHREDGVPVQLEDRYVNARVAPDFISQDFSETQPGEYLLRHVPYDQVEHVVDAIAATPEQAAQLEMPPTQPCLMLTRRTWTNGVPVTFVRCLHPGNRYRLGSRFRADGNPAFG; from the coding sequence ATGAACCACGCCGCCGGCACCGCCTCTTCCGCTTCTGCCTCTCCCACCGCGCTCTACCAGCAGGTGAAGGAGTACATTGCCCGCCAGATCCAGAGCGGCGCGTGGCAGCCGGGCGACCGGGTGCCGTCGGAGCAGGAGCTGGTGAACCGCTTCGGCGTCTCGCGCATGACCGTCAACCGGGCGCTGCGCGAGCTGCAGGAGCAGGGCCGGGTGGTGCGGGTGGCCGGCGTGGGCACCTTCGTGGCGGAGCACAAGCCGCAGTCGACGCTGCTGTCCGTGGTCAACCTGCAGGACGAGATCCGCATGCGCGGCCATGACTATGCCTGCGACGTGATCCTGGTGGAGCGTGTGTCGGCATCGATCGAGGTGGCCGCCGCGCTGGAGCTGCGCACCGGCGAGTCGGTGTACCACTCGGTCTGCGTGCATCGCGAGGACGGCGTGCCGGTGCAGCTGGAGGACCGCTACGTCAATGCGCGCGTGGCCCCGGACTTCATCAGCCAGGACTTCAGCGAGACCCAGCCCGGCGAATACCTGCTGCGCCATGTGCCCTACGATCAGGTAGAGCACGTGGTCGATGCCATTGCCGCGACGCCGGAGCAGGCCGCGCAACTGGAAATGCCGCCCACGCAACCTTGCCTGATGCTGACGCGCCGCACCTGGACCAACGGCGTGCCGGTGACCTTTGTGCGCTGCCTGCATCCGGGCAACCGCTACCGCCTCGGCAGCCGCTTCCGCGCCGACGGCAACCCTGCTTTCGGCTGA